Part of the Pseudomonadota bacterium genome is shown below.
TACGAGAGCTCGCTCCCTCGCCCGGACGACCAGCCTCTAACACGACAACACTTCTCCCACCACGAGCAATCGTGAGCGCTGCTGACAGACCGGCATAGCCGGCTCCAACAACAGCAACATCGATTTTTTGGGGTAGGTTACTTATGTTGGCTTCAGGCCTTGGTGCAGCCAACCACCAGTACGGTGTAAATGCAACGTCGGAAGAGAAAATGTCACGTTTCATGTTCATTACCTCCTGTTGCCGTTCTCAATCGCGTGCTACAAATTAACCCCAATGCAGCATGAATGGAAGAAAAGGTATTTCAGTGGATAAATATCCTAATAAATTATCATTGAGCGAAGCCGCTTCGGCTATTGCGGTAGGAAGTCTTTCATCAGAAGAACTAGTGCAATCTTGCATAGATCGAATAGAGGAGCGAGAGAATGCGGTTCAAGCATGGGCATATTTCGACCCTGAACTTGCGCTAGATCAAGCGAGGAGGCGAGATAACGCAAAGCCTGATGGACCACTACACGGTGTGCCGATCGGGGTGAAGGATATTATCGACACCATGGATATGCCCACCGAATATAACTCACCTATTTACAAAAACCACAGACCATCTATTGATGCAGCATGTGTCGCCAGACTGCGTCAAGCCGGCGCAATAATTATGGGTAAAACCGTGACTACGGAGTTCGCCTCGAGCTACCCAGGACCAACCCGTAATCCTATCAATACAGCCCATACCCCCGGCGGTTCCTCCCAAGGATCTGCTGCTGCAGTGGCTGACTTTATGGTGCAAGGTGCATTAGGCACACAAACCGGCGGTTCGGTAATTCGCCCCAATGCCTATTGTGGCACAGTCGGTTACAAGCCACCTTACAATACTTACGATAAAGCCGGGGTCAAACCTCTCGCTCCCATTATGGACACAGTCGGCTTGATGGTTCGTAGCATTTTGGATGTCGGAATACTCTCCAGCGCTCTTTCTGGATTGAAACCAGCAAAGTTAATAACCGATAATGCGCCGAATTTGCTTTTACATCGAACAGGCCAATGGGATGCTGCAGAAGACTATATCAAGGTACTGATTGAAGATTGTGCCAAAATTTTTTCTTCTGCTGGCGCACAGGTTCGTGATCACGCTTTTGTTCAACCCTATGATAACCTACAAGCCGCTCAGAGAGTAGTTATGGCAGTAGAAGCCTGTCGGGAGTTCAAGGAAGAATGGATGAACCATCAAGACTTGTTGAGCAAACCATTTCAGGATTTGATGCTACGCGGTTTCGAGACAACTCCTGAGGAGCGAGGGGAAGCTGAGGGTTTACTCAAATATGGACGAGGGAACTTGTCTGAAATATTTACAGAAGGTGAAATTTTACTTACTCCAGGTGCGCCTGGCGAGGCACCGAAAGGTATAGGATCCACAGGTGATTCAATTTTTAACAGGGCTTGGACTTTTTTAGGCGTAGCATGTCTCTATTTGCCGGTTACCAATGGTCCGAATGGTCTGCCAATTGGGATACAATTGATAGACCCTCACAACAACGAAGCTCGTTTACTTTCCGCTGGGGTTTGGTGTGCTAAGAAACTTGGGCTAGATGCAATTATTTGATTATGACAAAAACCCTGCCCATGGCCAAAAATATGCTCATAACGGGAGCTGCACAGCGTATCGGTGCCGCCCTCGCAGGGGAAATGGCCGCCGAGGGGTGGCACGTGTGCATTCATTACAACACATCGCAAGCTAAAGCAGAGAAGGTAGCAGATGCTATCATTTCAAAAGGCGGAAAAGCCAGTCTATATCATGCCGATCTCGCCACAACAGAAGGACCGGAGGACTTGATTGCTCGATGTCACGATGAGATTGGGCCACTAAGTTGCCTTATCAATAATGCATCTATTTTCGAATATGATGATCTTGATAGTTTAAACGGAGAGATGCTTGATCTACATCACGCAGTAAATGCGCGCGCACCGCTTCTTTTATCACAAGCCTTTTCAAAAAGAATTCCAAAAAAGGCAAAGGGCAACATAGTAAACATTCTCGATAACAAGGTCATGGCACCAAATCCGGATTACATGTCTTATACCATCAGCAAATTTGCCCTGAAGGCTGCGACTGAAATACTAGCAATGGCCATGGCACCTCAGATAAGAGTGAATGGTATCGCGCCTGGCATCACACTTTTGTCCGGCAAACAGTCAGAATCCCGGTTCAA
Proteins encoded:
- a CDS encoding amidase; the encoded protein is MDKYPNKLSLSEAASAIAVGSLSSEELVQSCIDRIEERENAVQAWAYFDPELALDQARRRDNAKPDGPLHGVPIGVKDIIDTMDMPTEYNSPIYKNHRPSIDAACVARLRQAGAIIMGKTVTTEFASSYPGPTRNPINTAHTPGGSSQGSAAAVADFMVQGALGTQTGGSVIRPNAYCGTVGYKPPYNTYDKAGVKPLAPIMDTVGLMVRSILDVGILSSALSGLKPAKLITDNAPNLLLHRTGQWDAAEDYIKVLIEDCAKIFSSAGAQVRDHAFVQPYDNLQAAQRVVMAVEACREFKEEWMNHQDLLSKPFQDLMLRGFETTPEERGEAEGLLKYGRGNLSEIFTEGEILLTPGAPGEAPKGIGSTGDSIFNRAWTFLGVACLYLPVTNGPNGLPIGIQLIDPHNNEARLLSAGVWCAKKLGLDAII
- a CDS encoding SDR family oxidoreductase codes for the protein MTKTLPMAKNMLITGAAQRIGAALAGEMAAEGWHVCIHYNTSQAKAEKVADAIISKGGKASLYHADLATTEGPEDLIARCHDEIGPLSCLINNASIFEYDDLDSLNGEMLDLHHAVNARAPLLLSQAFSKRIPKKAKGNIVNILDNKVMAPNPDYMSYTISKFALKAATEILAMAMAPQIRVNGIAPGITLLSGKQSESRFNKAHKTNPLKQGCTPGQIAAALKLILDCPSMTGEIIVLDGGQRLQSLPRDIAFLT